CGTCGGACGGCCTGCTCGCGGTGTTCTTCTTCGTGGTCGGCCTGGAGCTCAAGCACGAGATCGTCGCCGGGAGCCTGCGGGACCCGCGGCGGGCCGCCGTCCCGGTCGTGGCGGCGGTCGGCGGCATGCTGGTGCCGGCGGCGGTGTACCTCGCGGTGGTCGGCGTCGCCGGTGACGCGCCGTCCCGCGCGGGCTGGGCGGTGCCGACCGCGACCGACATCGCGTTCGCGCTCGCCGTCCTGGCGATCTTCGGCCGCGGCCTGCCGGTGGCGATCCGGACGTTCCTGCTGACGCTCGCGGTGGTGGACGACCTGCTCGCGATCGTCGTGATCGCGGTGTCCTACTCCGACGGCGTGGCGGCGGGCCCGCTCGCGGGCTCCGTCGGCGCGGTGGTGCTGTTCGCGCTCGTCGCCCGGTCCCCGTACGTGCACCCGTGGCTGCTGTGGGCCCTCGGCCTGGTGGCGTGGGCCTGCATGCACGCCTCCGGGGTGCACGCGACGATCGCCGGCGTGCTGCTGGGCCTGACCGTCCCCGCGCGGCCGGTGAACGCCGAGCACGTCACCCGGGTGCAGCGCTACGAGCACGCGATGCGGCCGTGGTCGGCCGTCGTGGCGCTCCCGCTGTTCGCGTTCTTCGCCGCCGGCGTGACCCTGGTCGGCGGCGCGGGCCTCGCTGGCGTCCTGGGCGACCCGGTGGTGCCCGGGGTCGTGCTGGGCCTGGTGCTGGGCAAGGTGGTCGGCATCGTCGGGGCGGTCGCCGTGGTCACCCGGGTGTCGCCGCTGCGGCTCCCGGACGGCGTGGGGCTGCGCGACCTGCTGCCCGTCGGGCTGCTCGCCGGCATCGGGTTCACCGTCTCGCTGCTGATCGCCGAGCTCGCGTTCGCCGGGGACGACGGCCGGGCCGGGGCCGCGAAGATCGCCGTGCTCGCGGGCACGGCGCTGTCGGCCACGGCCGCCGCGGTGCTGCTGCGCCGGGACGCGCGGCGGGCTCGGGCCCGCGACGAGAACGCCGACGGCGTGGTCGACGCGGTGCAGCCCGCGGTGGGCGGCGGGACGACCGGCCCGGGCGTGCGGCCGGCCGAGTCGCACGGCGGCCCGGGCGCTCCCCGTCCGCCGCACGGGTGAACTAGCGGGCATATACACACAACTCGGACATCCGGGGCATAACGTGACGCAGCGTGAGGGATGCAGGGGGCACGGAC
This is a stretch of genomic DNA from Cellulomonas sp. ES6. It encodes these proteins:
- the nhaA gene encoding Na+/H+ antiporter NhaA; the protein is MPHPTHLPAPTGLRRWASAETTGGALLIAAAVLALVWANSPWRDAYHEVSSLVVGIEAWHLDLDLAHWASDGLLAVFFFVVGLELKHEIVAGSLRDPRRAAVPVVAAVGGMLVPAAVYLAVVGVAGDAPSRAGWAVPTATDIAFALAVLAIFGRGLPVAIRTFLLTLAVVDDLLAIVVIAVSYSDGVAAGPLAGSVGAVVLFALVARSPYVHPWLLWALGLVAWACMHASGVHATIAGVLLGLTVPARPVNAEHVTRVQRYEHAMRPWSAVVALPLFAFFAAGVTLVGGAGLAGVLGDPVVPGVVLGLVLGKVVGIVGAVAVVTRVSPLRLPDGVGLRDLLPVGLLAGIGFTVSLLIAELAFAGDDGRAGAAKIAVLAGTALSATAAAVLLRRDARRARARDENADGVVDAVQPAVGGGTTGPGVRPAESHGGPGAPRPPHG